A genomic window from Variovorax paradoxus includes:
- a CDS encoding porin gives MKAGSLSMLVLGASGLAHAQSSLTIFGVIDASVSHYANKSEDRNAATFTSPFYVNQGSVTASRTALANSAYNNSRLGFRGTEDLGGGLAAGFWLESPITNDDGATGLSTFTRRSTLSLMGEFGELRLGRDYTPTFWSDAVFDPFGAVGVGANLISSASLFNPTGGAGGFGGNPNYMRASNSVAYFLPPALGGIYGQFMYALHENNSYAPGSATPPGVNPVTGQVNPGAVASARAGRYVGGRLGYLRGPLDIAVSYGSSIAADSYFAGTTDDVRTANLGASYDFGVAKLFGELTRMRRERDEVVAPLIPVPDSEFVGYLIGVTVPIGPGLIRASYARVKYDMNGNSPVPDPKATKFSIGYVHNLSRRTALYANFAQIRNSNGAAVTVGGPAFVSAGVFTPRTSTGYDFGIRHAF, from the coding sequence ATGAAAGCGGGGTCGCTGAGCATGCTGGTCCTCGGCGCGTCCGGGCTGGCCCACGCCCAATCATCCTTGACGATCTTCGGCGTCATTGATGCCTCGGTAAGTCACTATGCCAACAAATCGGAGGACCGCAACGCCGCCACCTTTACGTCGCCGTTCTATGTCAACCAGGGCTCGGTCACCGCCAGTCGGACGGCGCTCGCCAACTCCGCCTACAACAACAGCCGACTGGGCTTCAGGGGTACGGAAGATCTCGGCGGCGGCCTGGCCGCCGGTTTCTGGCTCGAAAGCCCGATCACCAACGACGATGGTGCCACGGGTCTCTCGACCTTCACCCGCCGCTCCACGCTGAGCCTGATGGGTGAATTCGGCGAGCTGCGGCTTGGACGCGACTACACCCCGACCTTCTGGAGCGATGCCGTCTTCGATCCGTTCGGAGCGGTGGGTGTGGGCGCCAACCTGATCTCGTCTGCCAGCCTATTCAATCCAACCGGTGGAGCGGGTGGCTTCGGCGGGAATCCCAACTACATGCGTGCCAGCAATTCGGTCGCGTACTTTCTGCCGCCGGCACTGGGTGGAATCTATGGCCAGTTCATGTATGCGCTGCACGAGAACAACAGTTACGCGCCGGGGAGCGCGACGCCACCGGGCGTCAACCCGGTCACCGGTCAGGTCAACCCCGGCGCCGTGGCAAGCGCACGCGCCGGGCGCTACGTGGGCGGCCGCCTCGGATATCTCCGTGGTCCCCTGGACATCGCAGTTTCGTACGGCAGCAGCATCGCCGCCGATAGCTACTTCGCAGGAACGACCGACGATGTCAGGACCGCAAATTTGGGCGCCTCTTACGACTTCGGCGTGGCCAAACTCTTTGGGGAGTTGACGCGCATGCGTCGGGAACGAGATGAAGTCGTCGCCCCCTTGATTCCCGTGCCTGATTCCGAATTTGTCGGATACCTGATCGGCGTGACCGTGCCGATCGGCCCCGGCCTCATTCGTGCGTCTTATGCACGCGTCAAGTACGACATGAACGGGAACTCTCCAGTACCCGATCCGAAAGCCACCAAGTTCAGCATCGGGTACGTGCACAACCTTTCCAGGCGCACCGCGCTGTACGCGAACTTCGCCCAGATTCGCAACAGCAACGGCGCCGCGGTGACCGTGGGCGGCCCTGCCTTTGTCAGCGCGGGCGTCTTCACGCCAAGAACTTCAACGGGATACGACTTCGGCATCCGCCACGCGTTCTGA
- a CDS encoding alpha/beta hydrolase codes for MTTVSGKPVTLVGKATPSTDTRRGGEAFPLFLGARLCDAGCDKRVAFVLCHPAGDFTKHYLLPYLEQNGGACLGVATRFINNEVELTMEQCVQDLGRAVHFLREEGYEKVVLIGNSGGGSLSSLYQAEAESPYITTFPDGAAFEMGSLPKADAIVLLSAHPGRAEALTAYLDPAIIDEHDPGLRDRELDLFVDRLVPYDRDWIAIYRAAQLARNRRLSHRAHATLAALRSNPAGPADRILIVHGTGADPAFIDVTLDANGRKPRSMELTRQLNNSHLSMGRLSTMRTWLSQWSVDDSRANGPECLARTTVPVLAINYGNDELVLPSQMERYIAAAGERCQSEVLQGATHFMVGQDALKDQLAKRLVAWAREIF; via the coding sequence TTGACAACTGTCAGTGGAAAGCCAGTAACGCTGGTCGGCAAGGCAACCCCCAGCACCGATACGCGCCGCGGCGGGGAGGCGTTCCCGCTGTTCCTGGGCGCTCGACTCTGCGACGCGGGCTGTGACAAGCGCGTGGCATTCGTGTTGTGCCACCCCGCCGGAGACTTCACAAAGCACTACCTCTTGCCGTACCTGGAGCAGAACGGTGGCGCCTGCCTGGGTGTTGCTACGCGCTTCATCAACAACGAAGTGGAATTGACGATGGAGCAGTGCGTGCAGGACCTCGGCAGGGCCGTTCATTTTCTGCGGGAGGAGGGGTACGAGAAGGTGGTGCTGATCGGAAATTCCGGCGGAGGATCGCTCTCGTCGCTCTATCAGGCCGAGGCGGAAAGTCCATACATCACGACCTTCCCGGATGGCGCAGCGTTTGAGATGGGGAGCCTTCCCAAGGCAGACGCCATCGTTTTGCTGTCAGCCCATCCGGGGAGGGCGGAGGCGCTGACTGCCTATCTCGATCCCGCCATCATCGACGAGCATGATCCTGGGCTTCGCGATCGGGAGCTAGACCTTTTTGTCGATCGCCTGGTGCCGTATGACCGGGACTGGATCGCGATCTATCGGGCCGCGCAATTGGCACGCAACCGCCGGCTTTCGCATCGCGCGCACGCGACGCTGGCGGCGCTTCGCAGCAATCCCGCCGGACCTGCGGACCGCATTCTCATTGTCCATGGCACGGGCGCGGATCCGGCGTTCATCGACGTGACGCTGGATGCGAACGGTCGCAAGCCGCGCTCGATGGAGTTGACTAGGCAACTCAATAACTCGCATCTCAGCATGGGGCGGCTCAGCACGATGCGCACCTGGCTCAGCCAATGGAGCGTGGATGACAGCCGCGCCAATGGCCCCGAGTGCTTGGCGCGAACGACTGTGCCCGTTCTAGCAATTAACTACGGAAACGACGAACTCGTTCTGCCGTCGCAGATGGAGCGATACATCGCTGCTGCAGGCGAACGTTGCCAGTCGGAGGTGTTGCAGGGCGCAACCCACTTCATGGTCGGACAGGATGCGTTGAAGGATCAGTTGGCCAAACGCCTCGTCGCTTGGGCGCGCGAAATCTTTTGA
- a CDS encoding TAXI family TRAP transporter solute-binding subunit: MNNQAIVEKQIGPVVDFKIVADWGNANFHAIAGWLAAHLRWQSAPGSQFWIKTGTGYGDNIQALVTGEVDLSITTPYDVTPEWARAGTHFFADQAPAPFIRSLGWLPQNDRLVFAIREDTGITSFKDLRDRKFPLKLASGFRTKDNLMMWVIDRVLEEHGVEVEAWGGEWLEHDFPRICVPFVTNGQANAIINEAIVVPQWRELVEKVPMRFLPFESKALDALATKYGLRPGVLSKGYLRASEDVPCLDWSNWGILVREDMGEDLAYRLTSIMVEQRAELEARYRHQPSEIAAMTYPIDPHAMWKGTGAPLHPGAERYYREHGYMK; the protein is encoded by the coding sequence ATGAACAACCAAGCAATCGTGGAAAAACAGATTGGCCCCGTCGTCGATTTCAAGATCGTGGCTGACTGGGGCAACGCCAACTTCCATGCCATCGCCGGCTGGCTGGCGGCGCATCTGCGCTGGCAGTCGGCGCCTGGATCGCAGTTCTGGATCAAGACGGGAACGGGCTACGGCGACAACATCCAGGCACTCGTCACGGGTGAGGTCGACCTGAGCATCACGACGCCCTACGATGTGACGCCGGAGTGGGCGAGGGCGGGCACCCATTTCTTCGCGGACCAAGCGCCCGCGCCGTTCATCCGAAGTCTCGGTTGGCTGCCGCAGAATGACCGCCTGGTCTTCGCCATTCGCGAAGACACCGGCATCACTTCGTTCAAGGACCTGCGTGACAGGAAGTTCCCGCTCAAGCTCGCGAGCGGATTTCGCACCAAAGACAATTTGATGATGTGGGTCATCGACCGCGTGCTCGAAGAGCATGGGGTGGAAGTCGAGGCCTGGGGCGGCGAATGGTTGGAGCATGATTTCCCGCGCATCTGCGTGCCATTCGTCACAAACGGCCAAGCCAACGCCATCATCAACGAAGCCATCGTGGTCCCTCAGTGGCGCGAACTGGTCGAGAAGGTTCCGATGCGCTTCCTTCCTTTCGAGTCGAAGGCGCTCGACGCGTTGGCCACCAAGTACGGTCTAAGGCCAGGGGTTCTTTCGAAGGGCTATCTGCGTGCATCGGAAGACGTACCGTGCCTGGACTGGTCGAACTGGGGAATCCTGGTTCGCGAAGACATGGGCGAAGACTTGGCGTATCGGCTGACTTCCATCATGGTCGAGCAACGCGCAGAACTCGAGGCGCGCTATCGCCATCAACCCTCCGAGATCGCCGCGATGACCTATCCAATCGATCCCCATGCCATGTGGAAGGGAACGGGTGCGCCACTGCATCCTGGTGCCGAACGCTATTACCGTGAACACGGCTACATGAAGTGA
- a CDS encoding Rieske (2Fe-2S) protein: MNTRTLNSPEPALACAQSEVPPDGTVVTCNVNGHSIAIARRSADEEAIVAFDSKCPHMKGPLRFGRVVDGEVICPWHFLRFDTITGEAACCDKSNMKLRIYPVQLMDGNVYVKTTN; the protein is encoded by the coding sequence ATGAACACCCGTACCTTGAATTCGCCGGAGCCGGCGCTTGCCTGCGCGCAATCCGAAGTCCCTCCCGACGGCACCGTCGTGACATGCAACGTCAACGGGCATTCGATTGCGATCGCGCGGCGTTCAGCCGATGAAGAAGCGATCGTGGCGTTCGACAGCAAGTGCCCGCACATGAAGGGCCCCCTCCGTTTCGGGCGAGTGGTGGACGGCGAGGTGATCTGCCCTTGGCATTTCCTCCGATTCGACACCATCACTGGCGAGGCCGCTTGCTGCGACAAGAGCAATATGAAACTCAGGATCTATCCGGTGCAGCTCATGGATGGCAACGTCTACGTGAAGACCACGAACTGA